The Eleutherodactylus coqui strain aEleCoq1 chromosome 6, aEleCoq1.hap1, whole genome shotgun sequence genome window below encodes:
- the C6H1orf174 gene encoding UPF0688 protein C1orf174 homolog has product MKKRKLTDGVRCSARQKTQNYPTAQQSSDDATEICNSEKSAKKACLASTRKTSTRNLSKKMICDQNSGLPIDGTKRGSMTGTREKAPSRRCPKVTVSTRHMSKASDYASYHGLTDDSSDGMVLSSVAHADDRGICRDDSPFFDEDSNQPMPLGRFFENADLMQDFPPVATSCASMSRRELRNLHYRAKEEDEEEEEDQGLNNEETI; this is encoded by the exons TTAACAGATGGAGTGCGATGCTCGGCTCGCCAAAAAACTCAAAATTACCCGACTGCACAGCAATCCTCTGATGATGCAACTGAAATCTGCAACTCTGAAAAGTCTGCTAAGAAAGCTTGCCTG GCATCAACCCGCAAAACTTCCACTAGGAATCTGTCAAAAAAGATGATATGCGACCAGAACAGTGGACTACCAATTGATGGCACCAAAAGAGGTTCTATGACTGGTACTCGAGAAAAGGCTCCAAGTAGGAGGTGCCCAAAGGTGACGGTCAGCACTCGTCACATGTCCAAAGCCAGTGACTACGCTTCATATCATGGGTTAACAGATGACAGCAGCGATGGAATGGTATTGTCAAGTGTGGCCCATGCAGATGACAGAGGCATTTGCAGAGACGACAGTCCTTTCTTTGATGAAGACAGCAACCAGCCAATGCCACTTGGGAGATTCTTTGAAAATGCAGATCTCATGCAG GACTTTCCACCGGTTGCTACATCCTGCGCTTCTATGAGCAGGCGAGAGCTAAGAAACCTCCACTACAGAGCTAaagaggaggatgaagaggaggaggaagatcaaggCCTGAATAATGAAGAAACTATTTAA